In Daphnia magna isolate NIES linkage group LG5, ASM2063170v1.1, whole genome shotgun sequence, the sequence ataaaataaaacaaagtgctgttagcgccacaactttagttttagttttttacgattatttcataaactataaggccaatcaaaaaataagcttgatttccgtgattttcattcaattcagaataaaaatcatgtgttttaagcagaatttgaaattttgccaaaattgaaaaagtgggaagggtataagccttcccactttcgtcaaaatctgccaaaaaggacatctcttgaaattcgacaataatcactcatcataatcaaaattgaacgctgatttcgattaagtgattggttttcttgttaaattagccatttcttaaataaaataaaacaaagtgctgttagcgccacaactttagttttagttttttacgattatttcataaactataaggccaatcaaaaaataagcttgatttccgtgattttcattcaattcagaataaaaatcatgtgttttaagcagaatttgacattttcaaaattgaaaaagtgggaagggtatagccttcccactttcgtcaaaatctgccaaaaaggacatctcttgaaattcgacaataatcactcatcataatcaaaattgaacgctgatttcgattaagtgattggttttcttgttaaattagccatttcttaaataaaataaaacaaagtgctgttagcgccacaactttagttttagttttttacgattatttcataaactataaggccaatcaaaaaataagcttgatttccgtgattttcattcaattcagaataaaaatcatgtgttttaagcagaatttgaaattttgccaaaattgaaaaagtgggaagggtatagccttcccactttcgtcaaaatctgccaataaaggacatctcttgaaattcgacaataatcactcatcataatcaaaattgaacgctgatttcgattaagtgattggttttcttgttaaattagccatttcttaaataaaataaaacaaagtgctgttagcgccacaactttagttttagttttttacgattatttcataaactataaggccaatcaaaaaataagcttgatttccgtgattttcattcaattcagaataaaaatcatgtgttttaagcagaatttgaaattttgccaaaattgaaaaagtgggaagggtatagccttcccactttcgtcaaaatctgccaataaaggacatctcttgaaattcgacaataatcactcatcataatcaaaattgaacgctgatttcgattaagtgattggttttcttgttaaattagccatttcttaaataaaataaaacaaagtgctgttagcgccacaactttagttttagttttttacgattatttcataaactataaggccaatcaaaaaaataagcttgatttccgtgattttcattcaattcagaataaaaatcatgtgttttaagcagaatttgaaattttgccaaaattgaaaaagtgggaagggtatagccttcccactttcgtcaaaatctgccaaaaaggacatctcttgaaattcgacaataatcactcatcataatcaaaattgaacgctgatttcgattaagtgattggttttcttgttaaattagccatttcttaaataaaataaaacaaagtgctgttagcgccacaactttagttttagttttttacgattatttcataaactataaggccaatcaaaaaataagcttgatttccgtgattttcattcaattcagaataaaaatcatgtgttttaagcagaatttgaaattttgccaaaattgaaaaagtgggaagggtatagccttcccactttcgtcaaaatctgccaaaaaggacatctcttgaaattcgacaataatcactcatcataatcaaaattgaacgctgatttcgattaagtgattggttttcttgttaaattagccatttcttaaataaaataaaacaaagtgctgttagcgccacaactttagttttagttttttacgattatttcataaactataaggccaatcaaaaaataagcttgatttccgtgattttcattcaattcagaataaaaatcatgtgttttaagcagaatttgaaattttgccaaaattgaaaaagtgggaagggtatagccttcccactttcgtcaaaatctgccaaaaaggacatctcttgaaattcgacaataatcactcatcataatcaaaattgaacgctgatttcgattaagtgattggttttcttgttaaattagccatttcttaaataaaataaaacaaagtgctgttagcgccacaactttagttttagttttttacgattatttcataaactataaggccaatcaaaaaataagcttgatttccgtgattttcattcaattcagaataaaaatcatgtgttttaagcagaatttgaaattttgccaaaattgaaaaagtgggaagggttatagccttcccactttcgtcaaaatctgccaaaaggacatctcttgaaattcgacaataatcactcatcataatcaaaattgaacgctgatttcgattaagtgattggttttcttgttaaattagccatttcttaaataaaataaaacaaagtgctgttagcgccacaactttagttttagttttttacgattatttcataaactataaggccaatcaaaaaataagcttgatttccgtgattttcattcaattcagaataaaaatcatgtgttttaagcagaatttgaaattttgccaaaattgaaaaagtgggaagggtatagccttcccactttcgtcaaaatctgccaaaaaggacatctcttgaaattcgacaataatcactcatcataatcaaaattgaacgctgatttcgattaagtgattggttttcttgttaaattagccatttcttaaataaaataaaacaaagtgctgttagcgccacaactttagttttagttttttacgattatttcataaactataaggccaatcaaaaaataagcttgatttccgtgattttcattcaattcagaataaaaatcatgtgttttaagcagaatttgaaattttgccaaaattgaaaaagtgggaagggtatagccttcccactttcgtcaaaatctgccaaaaaggacatctcttgaaattcgacaataatcactcatcataatcaaaattgaacgctgatttcgattaagtgattggttttcttgttaaattagccatttcttaaataaaataaaacaaagtgctgttagcgccacaactttagttttagttttttacgattatttcataaactataaggccaatcaaaaaataagcttgatttccgtgattttcattcaattcagaataaaaatcatgtgttttaagcagaatttgaaattttgccaaaattgaaaaagtgggaagggtatagccttcccactttcgtcaaaatctgccaataaaggacatctcttgaaattcgacaataatcactcatcataatcaaaattgaacgctgatttcgattaagtgattggttttcttgttaaattagccatttcttaaataaaataaaacaaagtgctgttagcgccacaactttagttttagttttttacgattatttcataaactataaggccaatcaaaaaataagcttgatttccgtgattttcattcaattcagaataaaaatcatgtgttttaagcagaatttgaaattttgccaaaattgaaaaagtgggaagggtatagccttcccactttcgtcaaaatctgccaaaaaggacatctcttgaaattcgacaataatcactcatcataatcaaaattgaacgctgatttcgattaagtgattggttttcttgttaaattagccatttcttaaataaaataaaacaaagtgctgttagcgccacaactttagttttagttttttacgattatttcataaactataaggccaatcaaaaaataagcttgatttccgtgattttcattcaattcagaataaaaatcatgtgttttaagcagaatttgaaattttgccaaaattgaaaaagtgggaagggtatagccttcccactttcgtcaaaatctgccaaaaaggacatctcttgaaattcgacaataatcactcatcataatcaaaattgaacgctgatttcgattaagtgattggttttcttgttaaattagccatttcttaaataaaataaaacaaagtgctgttagcgccacaactttagttttagttttttacgattatttcataaactataaggccaatcaaaaaataagcttgatttccgtgattttcattcaattcagaataaaaatcatgtgttttaagcagaatttgaaattttgccaaaattgaaaaagtgggaagggtatagccttcccactttcgtcaaaatctgccataaaggacatctcttgaaattcgacaataatcactcatcataatcaaaattgaacgctgatttcgattaagtgattggttttcttgttaaattagccatttcttaaataaaataaaacaaagtgctgttagcgccacaactttagttttagttttttacgattatttcataaactataaggccaatcaaaaaataagcttgatttccgtgattttcattcaattcagaataaaaatcatgtgttttaagcagaatttgaaattttgccaaaattgaaaaagtgggaagggtatagccttcccactttcgtcaaaatctgccaataaaggacatctcttgaaattcgacaataatcactcatcataatcaaaattgaacgctgatttcgattaagtgattggttttcttgttaaattagccatttcttaaataaaataaaacaaagtgctgttagcgccacaactttagttttagttttttacgattatttcataaactataaggccaatcaaaaaataagcttgatttccgtgattttcattcaattcagaataaaaatcatgtgttttaagcagaatttgaaattttgccaaaattgaaaaagtgggaagggtatagccttcccactttcgtcaaaatctgccataaaggacatctcttgaaattcgacaataatcactcatcataatcaaaattgaacgctgatttcgattaagtgattggttttcttgttaaattagccatttcttaaataaaataaaacaaagtgctgttagcgccacaactttagttttagttttttacgattatttcataaactataaggccaatcaaaaaataagcttgatttccgtgattttcattcaattcagaataaaaatcatgtgttttaagcagaatttgaaattttgccaaaattgaaaaagtgggaagggtatagccttcccactttcgtcaaaatctgccataaaggacatctcttgaaattcgacaataatcactcatcataatcaaaattgaacgctgatttcgattaagtgattggttttcttgttaaattagccatttcttaaataaaataaaacaaagtgctgttagcgccacaactttagttttagttttttacgattatttcataaactataaggccaatcaaaaaaaaattgatttccgtgattttcattcaattcagaataaaaatcatgtgttttaagcaagtttgaaatttaaaagcctaaggacatctcttgaaattcgacaataatcactcatcataataattgaacgctgatttcgattaatgattggttttttgttaaattagccatttcttaaataaaataaaacaaagtgctatactttgttttatttttacattatttcataaactataaaAGGCCAACAAAAATaagcttgatttccgtgattttcattcaattcagaataaaaatcatgtgttttaagcagaatttgaaattttgccaaaattgaaaaagtgggaagggtatagccttcccactttcgtcaaaatctgccataaaggacatctcttgaaattcgacaataatcactcatcataatcaaaattgaacgctgatttcgattaagtgattggttttcttgttaaattagccatttcttaaataaaataaaacaaagtgctgttagcgccacaactttagttttagttttttacgattatttcataaactataaggccaatcaaaaaataagcttgatttccgtgattttcattcatttcttgtttaagcagccgttttttaataaaataaaacaaagtgctgttagcgccccaactttagttttttttttagcccaattgtttaagtaaaaaaaagggattatCTCGCTCATGAACGGGGATGTTATGATGAGGAGGCCAATTATTAAGTAATACAATGAATATATTACAACCTTGACACGTTTCACTATCTGAAATTTAACTAGTCCATGGACAAGACTGTGCCTGTTTCCTTCTACTGGTAATGGAGTAAATCCGTGCCATCACGTTACCATTACTTTGAAATTTGAATCgcaatttttggttttttacacACACGTTTTAATTcgtttcttccattttttttaactaataGAATTAATTTACCGAAAAATTtcttgaaaacatttttctattcCACATCTGGCACATAACGAAATCCATTGGAATATCGGAATTCAAACAAAGGTTTGTCACACAAATGAAAGCAGAATGTTTAACCCGCCAATAACATCATGATGGAGAATTTTGGTACTATTTCTCAACCGGTTTTCTGTAGCGTTTTCTTTTGAGCTGACTAGGCTGATGAGTGCGCATGTGAATCTGCAACAGATAAGTGCTATGGAAACGCATTTCACAAAAAGAACATTCGTGTGGTGTTTCCCGGGTGTGAAGCTTTTCGTGAGCAATCAGACTTGACTggagataaaacaaaaaggaagaaaaaaaaaaaatttgcgatGCATGAGGTAAAAATATTTCACAAATTACAACCAACCCCTTAGAACCTTACCTTAACCGTCAACTTTACGGGACAAAACGAGCACTGGAAGCCTCGAGTTGGATCGTGCATTGACTATAAACAGCAGTGGAAAAAATGTATAAAgctctattttaaaaaatcgttaAAATTACCCGATGATCTGTTAGAGTTTGCTTCGTGAGAAAGATTTTGTTACACACATCGCATGTGTATGCCTTTTCAGGGTGTTGTGCCAATGTGTGTTCCTACGCAGACAACCAATACCGATTTCATTTCACAatacgaaaaaatatttatgtcCATAAAGTCAAGAAATACCTTTAGCTGCGTCATATCTGAATATGTGAAATCACAGCCAGGCTGTGTGCAAGGAATAGCAGCAGAAACACCTGTGTGGGTGGTGAGATGTTTTTCGTATGCCAAGATTCGGCCTTGACAAAACTCCTTTCCACAGTATTCACAGCGATAACCGATTTTAGGGTGTTTGCGTCGGCTAAGATAGAGAGTAAATACAGAAATTTAAATGATAATTAAAAGAGATATTTCTATCAGAAAAATGCTATTTTCGTAGATTGAATAAAGGAATTCATTCAACTACATGGTAGAATTCTACATATATGgacaaaaatttataattacTCCTCCATCGGATCCTTtttcacttctttttcttttgtttcatgttTAGTTCTATGATGACTGACGTACGCGAACCTGGTGAGATATAATGATAGTTCAGCAGATCACAGGTAAATTTTACCGTTAATTAGTGGCGCATTTTTCAGTAAGGTTCTCAAATAGAACCATAAAACACCAATATTTTCATTACCTTGACCGGTAAGATTTCCCACAGATGTTGCAAGCATATGGTCTCTCACCTGTATGAGTTCTGAAAACAAGATTTGTAATTATGTGGCTTTTCGATTTCGTTCAAATTGGAAAGATGGAAAATTACCGAATGTGGCGTACAAGAGTGCCTTTCTCGCGAAATTTTTTGTCACAATATTTGCAATCAAATGGCTGGAAAATACCatatatacataaataaatattccCTGGTAGTTAATCGCATTTTTCTTACCCTTTCATCGGTGTGAATCCTTTCATGAATTCCCAAACGTTCCTTTGAACTTACAGTATGACCGCAAGTACTACACATAAAATTTTTGGGCGGTTTGGTGCGTGATATTCCACGATGATTTAGCCGAATATGGGAATTCAGGCTGGATCTAAACACAAATGCTCGACCACATAGCTCGCATAAGTGTGACTTTATGCCGCTATGAAGTTTGACATGATCTTGGAACCCCTTGGCATGGATCATTTTTCCGCATTCATTGCATTGTTTTTTAGCTAAGCGCAAAAACGTATAATTGATGTAGATAATCTGTAAACGGGAAGGAGACATGGAAAAGTTTAGAAACTTACGGCCCGATTTCTTGACAATTTGCTGCTTTATTATTCCATTTCGGCATCTATCCTCAAATTCTTGTGATGCCTTTAAAATAGAACGACCTATTTCTTTGCTCCTATAATATCAAGGAAGGAATTATAAATTATACCTCACAACGAAAATGAACGAAGTTTTTACCTAGTAAGCATCTTCGAGTACCATAGGAATTTCCTTTGCAACCTTCTCTTTAAGTGGATTTCTGTTCGTAAAAGACGCTCGGCCAACGCTAGATCGTTTTCATCGCTCTCATTTTCTTCAACGTCAGTGCTGCTGCTTCCACTCGGCGAATATTCGCTATCATCATCCATTATTACAATCGACGAATCTTCACTTTCCGACAAACTGCTATAACTAGGTGAGCGTCCATTTTTCTTGATATTTAATTCGTTGGAGTCGCCATCATAGGAATCCATTTCGTCGTGAAACACTCGGGGTAGGTTATTCTGGACAGCAGGTTGTCCCTTCAAAGTGACGTGGACTTTTCCATTGTTATATGCCATATTCTCAACATCGGTCCACTTGATTAGTGCCCCCTTTATTTCTTTCATCCGCCTTGCAGCAGCGCGTTTACGTCGGCAGTACACGCGCTGTGGTTGTGAAACCAAGAAGGTTGGTTGGCTAAATGAAGTCCAGTCATGTATGATCGGTTGTCCTTCATCCAGTGTCGGTGTAGCCGATGCAGAGGTCGCTGATGGGAGGACAGACACTTCAGAAGGAGCATAAATACCACAGCACCATGTTTGCAAATGATAGAGGAACAACGGGTAGCTTGATGACTCAAAGGGACTGCTTAGTTTGATTAAGACTGATTCAAGATCTTCTGATTTTGGAACATAACTGCCAACAAATTCACTTGTAACAGGCAGCGTAACGGCTTCCGGATCTGGATTTTTTTCGGAAATTGTTCCTTCCTCTGCAATTACAGGAATACCAGCATTACCATTAGGTAGAAGAACATTGCGCACGATTTCCTTGCCATGAGTCGTGACGTTGCCACATGCGATAACATCTTGAGAGTCCGTTGTAGGAAAACAATCTGTTATTGGTAAACTGTTGGTATAGATCACTATGCGATGTTGAATCGTGGGCGTCGTCAAAGACAAACAATAGGAGCACAGGTTGCTTCTCTCCGACGCCAACAGAAGGCATGAATTCGATTGACTTCCACTCGCGTTTGGAAATTTTGATAGCAGTGAATTTTCGTATAATTTC encodes:
- the LOC116923512 gene encoding uncharacterized protein LOC116923512, whose product is MMQILSKRQQFKGIKAKRQPVTQHVGGLLVEPYQNIFLGILQGELQQFRKIAIRPTDLRSPAPAATPIVVPKTIVRKEATMMPQTKQQDTIEGTLPEKPPVAPQKTYSNRKKSQALAKSPILHSDNDASRNLGESDNFTLKSALNPKETLITLPSSPAGNSAKLSQPARNSLIIRPNVPEDSSGCEVRVSNQDKQLSLPNKTVQADMILPKQAALPSTWICQPGLLIRPNMPVHGDRAICISAQQIQQFPVPYIVAHQNLLNPKEAVLPPSWSWQENYLPKKQSICLKFKWLEENNLFEFTKSVIVSEGVCSNNIGTPTHTIRYFVRGRQVYHRTLNSQFSTINELTSYLKLYDDIPECVGYADKKLYENSLLSKFPNASGSQSNSCLLLASERSNLCSYCLSLTTPTIQHRIVIYTNSLPITDCFPTTDSQDVIACGNVTTHGKEIVRNVLLPNGNAGIPVIAEEGTISEKNPDPEAVTLPVTSEFVGSYVPKSEDLESVLIKLSSPFESSSYPLFLYHLQTWCCGIYAPSEVSVLPSATSASATPTLDEGQPIIHDWTSFSQPTFLVSQPQRVYCRRKRAAARRMKEIKGALIKWTDVENMAYNNGKVHVTLKGQPAVQNNLPRVFHDEMDSYDGDSNELNIKKNGRSPSYSSLSESEDSSIVIMDDDSEYSPSGSSSTDVEENESDENDLALAERLLRTEIHLKRRLQRKFLWYSKMLTRSKEIGRSILKASQEFEDRCRNGIIKQQIVKKSGPKKQCNECGKMIHAKGFQDHVKLHSGIKSHLCELCGRAFVFRSSLNSHIRLNHRGISRTKPPKNFMCSTCGHTVSSKERLGIHERIHTDERPFDCKYCDKKFREKGTLVRHIRTHTGERPYACNICGKSYRSRFAYVSHHRTKHETKEKEVKKDPMEDRRKHPKIGYRCEYCGKEFCQGRILAYEKHLTTHTGVSAAIPCTQPGCDFTYSDMTQLKEHTLAQHPEKAYTCDVCNKIFLTKQTLTDHRSMHDPTRGFQCSFCPVKLTVKSSLIAHEKLHTRETPHECSFCEMRFHSTYLLQIHMRTHQPSQLKRKRYRKPVEK